In one Candidatus Delongbacteria bacterium genomic region, the following are encoded:
- a CDS encoding thiamine diphosphokinase, which yields MRHSLLLVLNGTSDPRLLARIRPGEELLMPLRTVPGRPPLRTTVAVDGGLGNLLTAGLEPDLILGDLDSIDADSLARQRRAGIPIEHRPDPGSSDLEKGLAWAATSGASHLDIACWQGTRWDHVLGLFSLLAEHPRQQVRLLDGPRSILVLGAGEHVFRAQPGDGVGLVRFGSTPCRIDLAGLAFPAHSLSLDAGCHGVSNSVLDTEFKVQVSGCPVFLTHTPLETGA from the coding sequence ATGCGCCACAGCCTGTTGCTGGTTCTGAACGGCACGTCCGATCCGCGCCTGCTTGCCCGGATTCGCCCCGGCGAAGAGCTTCTCATGCCCTTGCGCACGGTTCCTGGACGGCCTCCACTGCGAACGACGGTGGCCGTGGACGGTGGCCTGGGCAACCTGCTGACGGCCGGTCTCGAACCTGACCTGATCCTGGGTGACCTGGACAGTATCGACGCGGACAGCCTGGCGCGCCAGCGCCGTGCGGGAATCCCGATCGAGCATCGCCCTGATCCAGGCTCTTCGGACCTGGAAAAGGGACTGGCCTGGGCAGCCACCAGCGGAGCCAGTCATCTGGACATCGCCTGCTGGCAGGGCACGCGCTGGGACCATGTGCTGGGATTGTTCTCCCTGCTGGCCGAACATCCCCGCCAGCAGGTCCGGCTGCTTGACGGGCCGCGCAGCATTCTGGTTCTCGGCGCTGGAGAACATGTCTTCCGCGCTCAGCCCGGAGATGGTGTCGGGCTGGTACGCTTCGGTAGTACCCCCTGCCGGATCGATCTTGCCGGGCTTGCCTTCCCCGCCCATTCGCTGAGTCTGGACGCCGGATGTCATGGAGTGTCCAATTCCGTGCTGGACACCGAGTTCAAGGTCCAGGTCAGCGGCTGCCCGGTGTTCCTCACCCACACTCCCCTGGAAACTGGCGCATGA
- a CDS encoding sodium:solute symporter family protein, whose protein sequence is MTPEPEVLIILGLALLGTPVIGWWAASREEGQFLSAGRRITLPVFVATLVCTWYGGILGVGEFTWTWGLVNWLALGVFYYVFALLYAWLLAGRVRDGAELSIPERIGNRHGRAAGKLAGLYTLVMVTPAPYLLMTAILLERSLGLSLEAGMGWALILTVFHVWRGGLRSVLVTDMLQFFAMFLAFIAVLVWLVSQYGGVPFLVANLPPEHLRIPGALPWSLVLLWGLVAVWTIVDPGFHQRVAAARDPRTARRGILISVGFWVLFDGLTTACGLYARALLPDLAQPVYAFPELADLLPPVMRGIFYAGMLVTVLSTLDSFSLLSGLALARDVLGSRGDRQRRHVRWAVLLCSWLAAMLALKMRSVVELWLTIASLGIPVLLPVLLHSYLAPPGDGSHSRAGLVSMGAGALVSIAWFSWGRLHLVDGWPDYPLGLDPIYPGLVASLVGLGLVLGVNRRRTV, encoded by the coding sequence ATGACCCCCGAACCGGAAGTCCTGATCATCCTGGGCCTGGCCCTGCTGGGCACGCCCGTGATCGGTTGGTGGGCCGCCTCGCGCGAAGAGGGCCAGTTCCTCAGTGCCGGCAGACGGATCACGCTGCCGGTGTTCGTGGCCACTCTGGTCTGCACCTGGTATGGCGGAATCCTGGGGGTGGGCGAGTTCACCTGGACCTGGGGACTGGTCAACTGGCTGGCTCTGGGCGTGTTCTACTATGTGTTCGCCCTGCTCTATGCCTGGCTGTTGGCCGGACGGGTGCGTGACGGCGCGGAACTGAGCATCCCCGAGCGCATCGGCAATCGTCACGGCAGGGCTGCCGGAAAACTGGCGGGGCTGTATACTCTGGTGATGGTGACCCCGGCCCCCTACCTGCTGATGACCGCGATCCTGCTGGAGCGATCGCTGGGGCTCAGTCTGGAAGCCGGCATGGGCTGGGCGCTGATCCTGACCGTGTTCCATGTCTGGCGCGGTGGACTGCGCAGCGTGCTGGTCACGGACATGTTGCAGTTCTTCGCGATGTTCCTGGCCTTCATCGCCGTGCTTGTCTGGCTTGTCAGCCAGTATGGCGGTGTGCCCTTCCTGGTGGCGAATCTGCCTCCCGAACATCTTCGAATTCCCGGGGCTCTGCCCTGGAGTCTGGTGCTGCTCTGGGGCCTGGTGGCCGTCTGGACCATCGTGGATCCGGGTTTCCATCAGCGAGTGGCCGCCGCCCGTGATCCACGGACAGCCCGCAGGGGCATTCTGATCAGTGTCGGTTTCTGGGTCCTCTTCGATGGGCTGACCACCGCCTGCGGCCTCTACGCGCGCGCCCTGCTGCCCGACCTGGCTCAGCCCGTCTATGCCTTTCCCGAACTGGCCGACCTGCTGCCGCCCGTGATGCGGGGCATCTTCTACGCAGGCATGCTGGTGACCGTGCTCTCGACTCTGGACAGCTTCAGCCTGCTCAGCGGTCTGGCTCTGGCCCGGGATGTCCTTGGTTCGCGCGGGGACCGGCAACGACGCCACGTGCGCTGGGCCGTGCTGCTCTGCTCCTGGCTGGCGGCGATGCTGGCCCTGAAAATGCGCAGTGTGGTGGAGCTGTGGCTGACCATCGCCAGTCTGGGCATTCCCGTACTGCTGCCGGTTCTGTTGCACAGCTACCTGGCTCCGCCGGGAGACGGCTCACATTCGCGGGCGGGTCTGGTATCCATGGGCGCGGGAGCTCTGGTCTCCATCGCCTGGTTCAGCTGGGGACGCCTGCATCTGGTGGACGGCTGGCCAGACTACCCGCTGGGCCTGGATCCGATCTACCCCGGGTTGGTGGCATCCTTGGTGGGGCTGGGATTGGTACTCGGAGTGAACCGTCGTCGGACTGTCTGA